The following coding sequences are from one Bacillota bacterium window:
- the purE gene encoding 5-(carboxyamino)imidazole ribonucleotide mutase: protein MDDKPSVSVIMGSRSDWEVMKEACSVLAELEIPFEKRIVSAHRTPEEMFAFASEAAGRGIKVIIAGAGGAAHLPGMVASRTLLPVIGVPVPSTDLRGLDSLLSIVQMPAGVPVATVAIGAAGAKNAALLAAQILALHDERLVGRLRSRREQAAQAVRDAREWR, encoded by the coding sequence ATGGACGATAAGCCGAGCGTATCGGTGATAATGGGCAGCCGGTCGGACTGGGAGGTCATGAAGGAAGCCTGTTCGGTGCTGGCCGAGCTCGAGATTCCTTTCGAGAAGCGGATCGTATCCGCCCATCGCACGCCCGAGGAGATGTTCGCTTTCGCCAGCGAAGCAGCGGGCCGGGGCATCAAGGTGATCATTGCCGGCGCGGGCGGGGCGGCCCACTTGCCCGGGATGGTGGCGTCGCGCACGCTCCTGCCCGTGATCGGCGTGCCGGTGCCTTCGACTGACCTGCGGGGACTCGACTCGCTGCTTTCGATTGTGCAGATGCCGGCCGGGGTGCCGGTGGCCACGGTCGCGATCGGCGCCGCCGGGGCCAAGAACGCGGCCTTGCTGGCGGCGCAGATCCTGGCCCTCCACGATGAGCGCCTTGTCGGTCGTCTGCGCTCGCGCCGCGAGCAAGCGGCCCAAGCAGTGCGTGATGCCAGAGAGTGGCGGTGA
- a CDS encoding transposase has product MPHGATPPESPAGGDRDGCPWPAEVCWRSLRLRPGLPGPNPALRWTYLGIGELLPMPGTRRPYPPEFGTEAVRLVRESGESITQTAKNLDISHESLRCWARHQETDAGLREGLITSGCAKLHRLRQETLILRQEREILEKAAARPRAGGSWFPFLHHSPSFKAYPAPTQKVCPVPDS; this is encoded by the coding sequence ATGCCGCACGGCGCAACACCTCCGGAAAGTCCGGCCGGAGGAGATAGAGATGGATGTCCTTGGCCGGCCGAGGTGTGCTGGCGGTCGTTGCGACTGCGACCCGGGCTCCCTGGGCCTAACCCGGCTCTCAGGTGGACATACTTGGGAATAGGGGAGTTGTTGCCAATGCCAGGAACCAGACGACCATATCCGCCGGAGTTCGGGACGGAAGCTGTCCGCTTGGTACGCGAGAGTGGGGAGAGCATCACCCAGACCGCCAAAAACTTGGACATATCCCATGAGTCGCTCCGGTGCTGGGCGCGGCATCAGGAGACCGATGCGGGCCTGCGGGAAGGGTTGATCACCTCCGGGTGCGCAAAGCTGCACCGCTTGCGCCAGGAGACCCTCATCCTGCGACAGGAGCGCGAGATCCTAGAAAAGGCCGCCGCCCGACCCCGGGCGGGAGGATCCTGGTTTCCATTCTTGCACCATAGCCCAAGTTTCAAGGCGTACCCGGCCCCCACGCAAAAAGTTTGCCCAGTTCCCGACAGCTAG
- the purK gene encoding 5-(carboxyamino)imidazole ribonucleotide synthase, with protein MARQPVLPGSTIGILGGGQLGRMIALEARRMGYDVVCLDPTPNSPCGQIAREQIVAPFHDVEAARRLGRASDLIVYEFENIPFQVVEALEHEFWLPQGSRILRVSQHRGREKTVLVGAGFPVVPFRLVRDAAGLRRAVHELELPCVLKTCAGGYDGKGQMVLNAPADLEAAAAQLDKVPPLTGEWMVEKFVCFLCEASIIVARQETGQTVTYPIGENAHRANILHSTVVPARIEPALQAEAEALGADLADALGLVGLMAIELFVTAKGLVVNELAPRPHNSGHYTWDASATSQFEQLIRATSGLPLGSTRLLTPAVMVNVLGEQVPAVLRGMPHFPDNVKVHLYGKQGTPVARRKMGHLNVLGGAPDVALRWADRLYQGQAT; from the coding sequence ATGGCTCGACAGCCGGTCCTGCCGGGGAGCACCATCGGCATCCTGGGCGGTGGGCAACTGGGCCGGATGATCGCCCTCGAAGCTAGGCGCATGGGATACGATGTGGTCTGCCTCGACCCCACCCCCAACTCGCCCTGTGGCCAGATCGCCCGCGAGCAGATAGTCGCCCCGTTCCACGACGTGGAGGCCGCCCGCCGCCTGGGACGGGCTTCCGACCTCATCGTATACGAGTTCGAGAACATCCCTTTCCAGGTTGTCGAGGCCCTGGAGCACGAGTTCTGGTTGCCCCAGGGGAGCCGCATCCTCCGGGTATCCCAGCATCGCGGCCGCGAGAAGACGGTCCTGGTGGGGGCTGGCTTCCCCGTGGTCCCCTTTCGCCTCGTCCGGGATGCGGCCGGACTCCGCCGCGCCGTGCATGAACTGGAGCTTCCTTGCGTGCTTAAGACCTGTGCCGGCGGATACGACGGCAAGGGGCAGATGGTTCTGAACGCCCCTGCCGACCTGGAGGCGGCAGCTGCCCAGCTGGATAAGGTGCCTCCCTTGACCGGGGAGTGGATGGTTGAAAAGTTCGTCTGCTTTTTGTGCGAAGCTTCCATTATAGTCGCGCGGCAGGAAACTGGTCAAACGGTGACGTATCCCATAGGGGAGAATGCGCATCGCGCAAACATCCTGCACAGTACGGTCGTCCCTGCTCGCATCGAACCCGCCCTGCAGGCGGAAGCGGAGGCACTCGGCGCGGACCTCGCCGATGCGCTGGGACTGGTAGGTTTGATGGCCATCGAGTTATTCGTGACTGCAAAAGGACTGGTCGTGAACGAACTGGCGCCGCGCCCGCATAATTCCGGTCATTACACGTGGGATGCCAGTGCCACTTCTCAGTTCGAGCAGTTGATCCGGGCGACCAGCGGACTTCCGCTCGGGTCAACCCGGCTTCTGACCCCGGCAGTGATGGTGAATGTCCTGGGGGAGCAGGTTCCCGCAGTCCTGAGGGGGATGCCTCACTTCCCGGACAACGTGAAGGTGCATCTATACGGCAAACAGGGAACACCGGTAGCACGTCGCAAGATGGGACACTTGAACGTGCTGGGCGGCGCCCCGGACGTTGCGTTGCGCTGGGCTGACCGACTTTACCAGGGACAGGCCACCTGA
- a CDS encoding thiamine pyrophosphate-dependent enzyme, whose amino-acid sequence MTKQIFRIAPGFEEIMPEEYRELVTDGPYDRSVGVADLGTFKELLEEHPLCAGCGLALSLRLFLASLPAPADTVVVGSTGCSAIAFPQVGLHNIHGLFGNQNAIASGLKRALKLRFPDRPKDVVVVAGDGATADIGLEMVMHSWFRAENIATVMLDNEAYANTGGQESGMSPRGAVLNMAPTGKKFEKVAMPEIARESGCAYVAVTSPANARRFEKAIRRAILVARDVGPTYVQVFCPCPTNFKFRPDETLGVIRKREKEGVFQYREYITPEAQQYLAASEGEKR is encoded by the coding sequence ATGACCAAACAGATATTCCGGATAGCCCCGGGCTTCGAGGAGATAATGCCGGAGGAGTATCGGGAACTGGTGACAGACGGTCCCTATGACCGGAGCGTGGGCGTCGCCGACCTGGGTACCTTCAAGGAGTTGCTCGAGGAGCACCCGCTGTGCGCGGGCTGCGGGCTTGCCCTGTCGCTGCGCCTGTTCCTGGCTTCCTTGCCCGCCCCGGCCGACACGGTAGTGGTGGGTTCGACCGGCTGCAGCGCCATCGCCTTCCCACAGGTGGGCCTGCATAACATCCACGGCCTGTTTGGCAACCAGAACGCCATCGCGTCCGGGCTGAAACGGGCGCTGAAGCTCAGGTTTCCCGACCGGCCCAAGGACGTGGTAGTGGTCGCAGGCGACGGCGCCACCGCCGACATTGGCCTGGAGATGGTGATGCACTCGTGGTTCCGGGCCGAGAACATCGCCACCGTGATGCTTGACAACGAAGCATACGCTAATACCGGAGGTCAGGAAAGCGGCATGTCCCCCCGGGGCGCGGTGCTCAACATGGCCCCTACCGGCAAGAAGTTCGAAAAGGTAGCCATGCCGGAGATCGCCCGGGAGTCCGGCTGTGCCTACGTTGCGGTGACATCGCCTGCGAACGCCCGTCGCTTCGAGAAGGCCATCCGCCGAGCCATCCTGGTGGCCCGAGATGTAGGTCCCACTTACGTTCAGGTCTTCTGCCCCTGTCCGACGAACTTCAAATTCCGACCGGACGAGACCCTGGGCGTGATACGCAAGCGCGAGAAGGAAGGGGTCTTCCAGTACCGGGAGTACATTACCCCTGAGGCCCAGCAATACCTCGCTGCATCGGAAGGGGAGAAACGGTGA
- a CDS encoding 2-oxoacid:acceptor oxidoreductase family protein: protein MKMALIRMSGLGGQGLVTAAHILGTAATKDGLMATVNPFFGAEKRLAPAESYVRISAEPIYQRGEVLFPNIIMIFHPHVITLGKCYTMPFFDGLQPEGTIIVNTDGDLGIGREDLEKLSALGARLYSIPATAIAVRVAETELATNMAMLGALIGIARIVTFGSLREAVLERFGGAKFVASGTTAALDNVLAAKFTKMDQLVDRNMQVMEAAAEAVQEHSITALRGDGCRVCGRQG from the coding sequence ATGAAGATGGCCCTGATCAGGATGTCAGGCCTGGGCGGCCAAGGTCTGGTGACTGCCGCCCATATCCTGGGCACTGCGGCCACCAAGGACGGACTCATGGCCACGGTCAACCCGTTCTTCGGGGCAGAGAAGCGCCTGGCCCCGGCCGAAAGCTACGTCCGCATCTCCGCCGAACCAATATACCAGCGGGGCGAAGTGCTGTTCCCTAACATCATCATGATCTTCCACCCTCACGTGATCACCCTGGGCAAGTGCTACACCATGCCCTTTTTTGACGGACTGCAGCCCGAAGGCACCATCATCGTCAATACCGACGGCGATCTGGGGATAGGCCGGGAAGATCTCGAAAAACTGAGCGCGCTCGGCGCCCGGCTATACTCGATACCCGCCACGGCCATCGCCGTGAGAGTAGCCGAGACGGAACTGGCCACCAACATGGCCATGCTGGGTGCCCTGATCGGCATAGCCCGGATCGTGACTTTTGGATCCCTGCGCGAGGCGGTACTGGAGCGTTTCGGCGGGGCCAAATTCGTGGCCTCGGGGACCACGGCTGCACTGGACAACGTGCTGGCCGCGAAGTTCACCAAGATGGATCAGCTGGTGGATAGGAACATGCAGGTGATGGAAGCGGCTGCTGAAGCGGTGCAGGAACACTCGATCACCGCGTTGAGAGGGGATGGTTGCCGTGTATGCGGCCGCCAAGGTTGA
- a CDS encoding transketolase C-terminal domain-containing protein translates to MIEQRVALMVDEVFQPTRCESRFITGSEAVKEAIQRSNITMAIAYPITPQSESMHLVGDLYAEGYIPDYFRGESEFAVMGQVAGAAMGGVRVFTATGGPGTLRAFEMFPCWAGMRLPIVCCFFTRGVNSPLSIQPDTIEMAFLLDTGIIMLHAEGAQDLYDFTLRAFAIAEQTDVHIPVGVFADGFFVTHTREMVTVGPPDVKLPPYDPHRSPVPAMDMEGVPVRHMRDPFVMKSNFISYAAHASWQQEILAAVERSRKYVHEYLGGLLETENEEADILIMAAGTAVSQSREAIQLARAQGIDVGLVKIKCLRPFPTEEIQHLARRARAIVVPEFNRVGWLAREIKSVVEDNSRVVGAPRVFGGMTMPSEMILAQLQACVPATR, encoded by the coding sequence ATGATCGAGCAGAGAGTGGCGCTGATGGTCGATGAAGTGTTTCAACCGACCAGGTGCGAAAGCCGCTTCATAACCGGCAGCGAGGCGGTCAAGGAGGCGATCCAGCGGTCCAACATAACCATGGCCATCGCCTACCCGATAACCCCGCAGTCCGAAAGCATGCACCTCGTTGGCGACCTGTACGCCGAAGGTTACATCCCCGACTATTTTCGGGGCGAGAGCGAGTTCGCCGTGATGGGCCAGGTGGCGGGGGCGGCCATGGGTGGCGTGCGGGTGTTCACTGCCACCGGCGGCCCCGGCACCCTGCGGGCTTTCGAGATGTTCCCTTGTTGGGCCGGGATGCGCCTGCCCATCGTCTGTTGCTTCTTCACGCGGGGCGTGAACTCACCCCTGTCCATCCAGCCGGATACCATTGAGATGGCCTTCCTCCTCGACACCGGCATCATCATGCTTCATGCTGAGGGAGCCCAGGATCTGTACGATTTCACGCTGCGGGCTTTCGCCATCGCCGAGCAGACGGACGTACATATCCCCGTGGGCGTGTTTGCCGATGGGTTCTTCGTGACCCACACCCGGGAGATGGTCACCGTCGGACCTCCCGACGTGAAACTGCCGCCGTACGACCCGCACCGGTCGCCGGTGCCGGCCATGGACATGGAGGGCGTGCCCGTCCGCCATATGCGCGATCCCTTCGTGATGAAGAGCAACTTCATCAGCTACGCCGCTCACGCATCCTGGCAACAGGAGATCTTGGCGGCCGTCGAACGCTCCCGCAAGTACGTCCATGAGTATCTCGGGGGACTCCTGGAGACGGAGAACGAGGAGGCCGATATCCTGATCATGGCCGCGGGCACCGCCGTCTCCCAGAGCCGGGAAGCCATCCAGCTGGCACGGGCGCAGGGGATCGACGTGGGCCTGGTGAAGATCAAGTGTCTCCGGCCCTTCCCCACCGAGGAAATCCAACACCTGGCTCGGCGGGCGCGGGCCATCGTCGTGCCCGAGTTCAACCGGGTGGGCTGGCTGGCCCGGGAGATCAAGTCGGTTGTCGAGGACAACAGCCGGGTCGTGGGCGCCCCGCGCGTGTTCGGCGGCATGACCATGCCTAGCGAGATGATATTAGCCCAGTTGCAAGCATGCGTTCCGGCCACACGCTGA
- a CDS encoding carbon monoxide dehydrogenase beta subunit family protein, which translates to MDSYRVKAGPEGYLPPAAACVGICLPERGHALLEGELVPEERALEEIARRLLAAGNPVFFPGPLILWDWKEGVAEKARALQVLAREVRAKIIPMPDYRPKYPMINPAVEINPNHPNLTIWHNHIDVCVFIGVHCHYANVALKIIRGGTDCYTIAICGEVGHEDAMISLRDAGLRTLERLTAMVREMKRKAGDVG; encoded by the coding sequence GTGGATAGTTACAGGGTGAAGGCGGGACCGGAGGGGTACTTGCCCCCGGCTGCCGCCTGTGTCGGCATTTGCCTGCCGGAAAGGGGTCATGCGCTCCTTGAGGGAGAGCTCGTCCCGGAGGAACGGGCCCTGGAAGAGATCGCCCGGCGCCTGCTGGCCGCGGGCAATCCCGTGTTCTTCCCCGGCCCGCTGATCCTCTGGGACTGGAAAGAAGGGGTGGCTGAGAAGGCGCGCGCCCTCCAGGTCCTGGCCAGGGAAGTCCGGGCCAAGATCATCCCGATGCCCGACTACCGTCCCAAGTACCCCATGATCAACCCTGCGGTAGAGATCAACCCCAATCACCCCAACCTTACCATCTGGCACAACCACATCGACGTGTGCGTCTTCATCGGGGTGCACTGCCATTACGCGAATGTGGCGCTAAAGATCATCCGCGGAGGGACGGACTGCTATACCATCGCCATTTGCGGCGAAGTGGGACATGAAGACGCCATGATCAGCTTGCGGGACGCCGGCCTGCGAACGCTCGAGCGGTTGACCGCGATGGTGAGGGAAATGAAGCGCAAGGCAGGTGACGTCGGATGA